One region of Juglans regia cultivar Chandler chromosome 4, Walnut 2.0, whole genome shotgun sequence genomic DNA includes:
- the LOC108988419 gene encoding spermidine hydroxycinnamoyl transferase-like: MVTLKSTSTIFPSKTTPGGVLQLSENDQIMQWTHAPLICIYKTTSDNNEKPTTLETLKDSLSRALVPYYPLAGRLRWIHGGRLELHCNAKGAQLSEAYSEAKLDELGDFAPTKAVEDLVPKVDYGSPIEDWPLMLVQVTRFSCGGLCVGTAMSHTLVDGWSAAKFFNAWTKLARGDELEENEMPFHDRTILRSSEPFLPPRFEHIEFTKPPLLLGHTDAKEEQMKETCATILKVSKEQVEGLRKKANEIPHQDMEMVVTRPYSRYEAVASHLWRCICKARVSDNSQPTRLSLGLDYRSRLKPSLPLGYFGNAVLTTVTSKCVHGDLLSKPHSYAAGKIREAIERMTDEYIRSALDFITSQEDVSAMRSNFHIRAYTKTPNFLGNPNVSVGSWINLPFYGMDYGWGKPIYVGPGLLNDDGKSFIMSSPSADGSLLIALRLQTEYMDSLKKFFYDDMPW; encoded by the coding sequence atggTGACCCTCAAGTCTACTTCCACCATCTTTCCGAGCAAGACTACACCGGGAGGCGTATTACAGTTATCAGAGAACGACCAAATAATGCAATGGACTCATGCACCTCTCATCTGTATCTACAAAACCACCAGCGACAACAATGAAAAACCAACAACACTCGAGACTCTGAAAGACTCCCTGAGCCGTGCATTGGTTCCCTATTACCCACTAGCTGGTCGACTACGCTGGATTCATGGTGGCCGACTGGAACTCCATTGTAATGCCAAGGGAGCGCAGCTATCGGAAGCTTATTCAGAAGCAAAACTTGATGAACTTGGCGACTTTGCACCAACAAAGGCAGTCGAAGATTTGGTCCCTAAGGTTGATTATGGTAGTCCGATTGAGGATTGGCCCTTGATGCTGGTGCAGGTCACAAGGTTTAGCTGCGGTGGTCTCTGTGTTGGAACAGCCATGTCCCACACATTGGTTGATGGATGGTCTGCTGCTAAATTCTTCAACGCATGGACCAAGTTGGCACGAGGGGATGAATTGGAGGAGAATGAGATGCCTTTCCATGATCGCACCATATTACGATCATCCGAACCATTTCTGCCTCCACGCTTTGAGCATATAGAGTTCACAAAACCACCACTCCTATTAGGACACACTGATGCCAAAGAAGAGCAGATGAAAGAAACTTGTGCCACCATATTGAAAGTCAGCAAAGAGCAAGTCGAGGGACTAAGAAAAAAAGCCAACGAGATCCCACATCAAGACATGGAAATGGTGGTGACACGACCTTATTCTCGGTATGAAGCAGTCGCTAGCCACTTATGGAGGTGTATATGCAAGGCACGAGTAAGTGATAACTCTCAACCTACAAGACTTTCCTTAGGGCTTGATTATCGTAGCCGCTTGAAGCCGTCTCTCCCCCTAGGATACTTTGGAAACGCAGTTCTTACGACCGTCACATCGAAATGTGTCCATGGCGACCTATTGTCCAAGCCACATAGTTATGCTGCTGGAAAAATAAGGGAAGCCATCGAGCGTATGACAGATGAGTATATAAGGTCAGCTCTTGATTTTATAACTAGCCAAGAGGATGTGAGTGCTATGAGGAGTAACTTCCATATTCGTGCATACACAAAAACACCTAATTTCTTAGGAAATCCCAACGTTTCTGTCGGAAGTTGGATTAATTTGCCATTTTATGGTATGGATTATGGATGGGGAAAGCCAATATACGTCGGTCCAGGATTATTAAATGATGATGGCAAGTCGTTCATCATGTCAAGTCCATCTGCCGATGGATCTCTCCTCATAGCACTTCGTTTGCAAACAGAATACATGGATTCTCTTAAGAAGTTCTTCTATGACGACATGCCGTGGTAA